Within Wyeomyia smithii strain HCP4-BCI-WySm-NY-G18 chromosome 2, ASM2978416v1, whole genome shotgun sequence, the genomic segment gggctgacgacctagatacttgatattgccacccgaaccaaaataccttccttttggaagatgttgagcttaaattggttaaaataaatcaagcaaactacaaaagtaaaacgagctcaaatcaaacatagcttctaaataaaattataaaattattgtagtcctacgtcaattatgcggtcgtgtcttggataccaccctcctactatttgtaCTTAGGATTGTCGAACCGCACTATATTCTCGTTAAAAGTTGCGTGGCAAAAAATCCTTTCTTGACCGCCGTTGAATCAGCTATTTACAGATGACTAAACGCCTTTCGATTTAACCATTCCCTAAAGTCTTTAGACtccaaaattccaaattttgtaGTTTTAGAATCCTCGAAtcttttgattttcaaattctAAAATAGTTTTTCGGAACATTGTCAATCCTGAggtttttaaattctaaaattattattatctgAAATCTCAACATCCTATAATTCAGAAATTTATATGTCATCAAATCCTAAAATCATCAACATTTCGAAACCGAAATACCGAATACCTAaatttatattgaaatttgaaaatcccaaAATGTTAAGATTCTAGAATCGTGAGATGATGATATCCTAACATGCTAACACCCTGTAATCCAAAAATGGAAATATCCAATTGCATGCATCAGAAAACTATCtgttaattttttattaatataagagacaagttttgtatgttcatatgttCAAGCAAAACTATTGAATGCATACGAGTTTCTTTTACAAAAGTGGTATAAATAGACATATTAGAAACAGGAAGGTGAAACCCCCCTGTCTTAGGTGatgaaaaagtcaaaatttttcatGCATTCTGAGAATGTACTGTTGGAATTCGATGATTTTAAGACTCTCCTCAGTCATGGCTGGAATTCAGAAACTGATGTCCAAAGAGCCTGAACTTGGTGTTCGacatcatatttatattcaagatggcgactccaTCTGAAGTTAAggaaaacatttgaaaatcTCACAATACTGGTACTTCCGAAAGGCCGACACATAGAAACCGAAAACCGATGTCCGACGAcgttttgaaatttaagatggtgacatcTGCCAACAGAGACATCCACAAAAACCGGTCATACCTTTTAACCGTATTGCCTGAGGACCGAAtatgtaaaataaagaaaaatgtatgactacTTCCCAATACTAATATTTGGAGTATATTAGAGCCATCATTACTTCAGAATAGATAGACCTGCTTCTACCAAACTTGGCATAGGTGTTTCTTGACAAAAGCGAATTGACTAGTGCTTAGCGAAGTGATGTCCTTACAATTCGcatgaaatttataaattcaatggtaataaaataaattatcaaCTTTCGAGCTGAAATTcttgaaaatctaaaatttgtAAATCCCGGAGGAATTCAAAATAACGTTTAATCACTATTAATTTTAACCTTCCTAACCTCTAGAACAATGCTGGCacaacaagtcagtcgtcgtaggttcgagtctcggctcggatgAAATTGGTAGTACGGTAGagctagccccgcaatcgtcaggtacattaaacagttggctgcgagcagggatgccacatgtacagactaatctgtattttacagatttttggccgatgtaacggtacagaatctgtatatacagatatacagattttcgtcaaaaagtacagatttacagatttttcgaaactgacattaatttttaaaaacactccaaattttattttattaaatattaagcaaattgaacatattttcaactcctcacatggtttaagctaaaaattttgtttatgtaccataaaaacttaaaaaatacaaagttctttatgtttaaacaatacagattttttttacagatatttttgttccagatacagatgctcagattttttcaaggaaaaacacagatttaaatgtggcaaccctggctgcgaggtctgtgtataataaacagaaggtcaaattccgaatcggaatgaagCCAAGACTTTGAGGGATTATTTTCTTAATCAAACATCAAGTTGCAGGAACAAAACAACATGGAAGTATACATTACTACAATCTTACTTTATTTTATGCCGATAGAACAAAACCTTTTACGAGAAATCGGAGTTCTGCACGATCCAGTCGCGGAAGAACGTCACACGGACGTACACCGACGGCATTCCAATCGAGCAGCCAGCGGCCGATCCGAACGAGACAATACCGACCTGCAGGGAGCCACCGTCAGCAACGGTCAAAGGACCACCGGAATCTCCATTGCATGATGAGCGTCCACCTTCGCCGGAAAGGCAAATGTTCTGAGCCTGGATGATGTTAGCGTTATTGCCCCAGCTTGTCAGACAATCAGCCTCGGTCATGATTGGGTTGCTCGTGAACATAACCACAGCGGATGTGGCCTGGCTGGCATCGGAGGTACGTCCAAATCCAGAAACAGTTCCGGTCATTCCAGCGAAAGTACGGCTTTCACCAGCAGAAGGAATACTTGCAGGCTGAACACGATCGTTGAAAACGAGGGCGCTGCTCAACTGTACAACGGCAATATCGTTTCTGATGTTGGTTGAAGTATATCCTTCGTGGATTCTGATACCAGCTGCAGTGAAGGTGATTCTCTGCTGCGTGTCCTCAGCATTGTTACGGTTGTGAGCTCCGGCAATGACGGTTCCTCCTAGAGCATTCTGGACACAATGGGCGGCAGTCAGAATGAAGTTGTTGGTCAAAACGGATCCTCCGCACAAACCGGTACCGCCGGTGAAGGTGCTGAGCAGTGCGATTTGATACGGGAACTGACCCGGAGTGGCCTCCTGTCCATTGGTGATTCTGCGGGATGGTGTCAGTTTACGTAGGAATTGCCATTCCTCCGGAATACGAGTCCAGTAATGGTCGAACTCTTCGATCGGCTTAACCTGGGACCAATCGATATCGATCCATTCAGCACTAGCGACAGCCAAAGCTGCAATCACCAACAGGACGGTTTTCATTTTGGAAGAAGTACGAGTGAATGACTACGAATTGGGACCTGTCGTCAATAGCTTTTATACTAACGCTTCGCGTTATCTTTATTAGACGATTATCGGCAGATATTTCGTCTAACCAAAATCGGGA encodes:
- the LOC129721472 gene encoding brachyurin-like, which produces MKTVLLVIAALAVASAEWIDIDWSQVKPIEEFDHYWTRIPEEWQFLRKLTPSRRITNGQEATPGQFPYQIALLSTFTGGTGLCGGSVLTNNFILTAAHCVQNALGGTVIAGAHNRNNAEDTQQRITFTAAGIRIHEGYTSTNIRNDIAVVQLSSALVFNDRVQPASIPSAGESRTFAGMTGTVSGFGRTSDASQATSAVVMFTSNPIMTEADCLTSWGNNANIIQAQNICLSGEGGRSSCNGDSGGPLTVADGGSLQVGIVSFGSAAGCSIGMPSVYVRVTFFRDWIVQNSDFS